The following are encoded together in the Verrucomicrobiia bacterium genome:
- the gmd gene encoding GDP-mannose 4,6-dehydratase, with amino-acid sequence MPRALITGITGQDGSYLADLLLAKNYEVWGMVRRSSTETFDRIQHIRDQVKIRQADLLDQLSLIRLMEEVQPDEVYNFAAQSFVPTSWEQPVLTAEFDAVGVCRMLEAIRLVNPKIKFYQASSSEMFGKVREVPQKETTPFYPRSPYGVAKVYGHFITVNYRESYGLFAVSGILFNHESPRRGLEFVTRKVTDGAARIKLGLADKLYLGNLDAKRDWGFAGDYVEAVYRMLQQKEPLDYVISSGQSHSVKELVETAFSYVGLNWEKHVKTDPKFVRPAEVDILLGDSSLAQKNLGWRPKTSFEELVKMMVDADLERLKTLKK; translated from the coding sequence ATGCCCCGAGCATTAATCACAGGCATCACCGGTCAGGATGGTTCCTATCTGGCGGATTTGCTGCTTGCCAAAAACTACGAGGTCTGGGGGATGGTGCGCCGCTCCTCCACGGAAACCTTCGACCGCATCCAGCACATCCGCGACCAAGTCAAAATCCGCCAGGCCGACCTGTTGGACCAGCTTTCGCTCATACGTCTAATGGAAGAAGTTCAGCCGGACGAAGTGTACAACTTTGCCGCCCAGTCCTTCGTCCCCACCTCCTGGGAACAGCCGGTTTTAACGGCGGAATTCGACGCCGTCGGCGTCTGCCGCATGCTCGAGGCCATTCGATTGGTCAATCCCAAGATTAAGTTTTATCAGGCCTCCAGCTCGGAAATGTTCGGCAAGGTGCGGGAAGTGCCGCAAAAGGAAACCACCCCGTTCTATCCCCGCTCCCCCTACGGCGTGGCGAAGGTGTACGGCCACTTCATCACCGTCAACTACCGCGAAAGCTACGGCCTCTTCGCCGTCTCCGGCATCCTCTTCAACCACGAATCCCCCCGCCGGGGGCTGGAATTCGTCACCCGCAAAGTCACCGACGGCGCGGCGCGAATCAAACTGGGCCTGGCCGACAAACTGTATTTGGGAAACCTGGACGCCAAGCGGGACTGGGGCTTCGCCGGCGACTACGTGGAGGCCGTTTACCGGATGCTCCAGCAAAAAGAACCCTTGGACTACGTCATCTCCTCCGGCCAAAGCCACTCGGTGAAGGAATTGGTCGAAACCGCCTTCTCATACGTAGGATTAAATTGGGAAAAGCACGTGAAAACCGACCCAAAATTCGTCCGCCCCGCCGAAGTGGATATTCTTTTGGGGGATTCGTCGCTGGCGCAAAAGAATCTGGGCTGGCGGCCGAAAACTTCCTTCGAGGAGCTGGTAAAGATGATGGTGGATGCCGATTTGGAGCGGCTAAAAACTTTGAAAAAATGA